One window of the Synechococcus sp. CC9311 genome contains the following:
- the pstS gene encoding phosphate ABC transporter substrate-binding protein PstS — protein sequence MRRRFLNRSSTALIGVVAACSLTACSSSDQETGKQQGRLSAAGASFPAAIYQRWFQDLAPQGIQVNYQSVGSGAGVRQFTAGTIDFGASDKPMQAEAIAKVSRGVVQVPMTAGAIAVAYHNPDCELKLTQEQLAGIFLGNIRDYSALGCQAKAIKVVHRSDGSGTTYNFTKHLSAISPKWSSDVGANKSVQWPTGVGAKGNEGVAAQLTQIDGGIGYVELAYVKGDLQAAAIQNGSGQKVVPTNATASRALGSIDLGPDLIGSNANPMHGYPIVTFSWVLAYANGNGSNTAVLKSTFDYMLSEESQAKAPELGYISLPPEVIVQAKAAANTIKE from the coding sequence ATGCGTCGCCGTTTCTTGAACCGCTCCAGCACTGCACTGATCGGCGTTGTAGCCGCTTGCAGTCTTACTGCCTGCTCGTCGAGCGATCAGGAAACTGGCAAACAACAAGGCCGTCTATCAGCTGCAGGGGCATCGTTTCCAGCTGCGATTTACCAGCGCTGGTTCCAGGATCTGGCGCCACAAGGAATCCAGGTCAATTACCAATCCGTTGGATCAGGTGCAGGAGTCCGTCAATTCACTGCAGGCACCATTGATTTCGGGGCTTCTGACAAGCCAATGCAAGCCGAGGCCATTGCCAAAGTGAGTCGCGGCGTCGTCCAAGTTCCGATGACAGCGGGCGCCATTGCGGTGGCTTACCACAATCCCGACTGTGAATTGAAGCTCACTCAAGAGCAATTAGCTGGAATCTTTTTAGGCAACATTCGTGATTACAGCGCATTGGGCTGCCAAGCCAAAGCAATCAAGGTGGTGCATCGCTCTGATGGCTCTGGCACCACTTACAACTTCACCAAGCACCTCTCTGCCATCAGTCCAAAATGGAGCAGCGATGTAGGCGCCAATAAATCCGTGCAATGGCCCACAGGTGTGGGTGCCAAAGGCAACGAGGGTGTAGCCGCACAACTCACCCAGATTGATGGCGGAATTGGCTATGTCGAGCTGGCTTATGTGAAAGGGGATCTACAGGCGGCGGCTATTCAAAATGGCTCCGGACAAAAGGTGGTTCCAACGAATGCCACAGCGAGTCGTGCCCTTGGTTCGATCGACCTCGGACCCGATCTCATCGGTAGCAATGCCAACCCAATGCACGGTTATCCCATCGTGACCTTCTCTTGGGTGCTTGCCTACGCCAACGGCAACGGAAGCAACACGGCTGTACTCAAATCAACATTCGATTACATGTTGTCTGAGGAATCACAAGCGAAAGCACCCGAGCTGGGCTATATCTCCCTTCCCCCAGAGGTGATTGTTCAAGCAAAGGCAGCAGCCAACACGATCAAGGAATAA
- a CDS encoding DUF1651 domain-containing protein: MPDGSPALLKIRKHLRREQAEGMWRDLLRNGWQKVPAVWGADAEP, translated from the coding sequence ATGCCTGATGGTTCTCCTGCTCTTCTAAAGATCCGTAAGCACCTTCGTAGGGAGCAGGCAGAGGGTATGTGGAGGGATCTGCTTCGGAATGGTTGGCAGAAGGTTCCTGCCGTCTGGGGTGCTGATGCAGAACCTTGA
- a CDS encoding acyltransferase family protein, producing MISEKSLEVKKTRYRPEIDGLRAFAVVAVIINHFNKDVLPGGYLGVDIFFVISGYVITSSLFGRPSKDFKDFISGFYERRIKRLVPALSVFILITSIAICLFNPSPGTSLKTGITSLFGLSNLYLFKNSTDYFAQSTELNVFTHTWSLGVEEQFYILFPFLIWFSGFGRQTKNGARNLFLIVGILTIASLIGFLYLYPTNQPAAYFLMPSRFWEMAAGCLIFIGFQKRASVEQLLEKVPPLLVVALIVGVMFLPMSMAAVSTIAVVVLSSILIASLKKQTAAFKVFTNPQVVNIGLISYSLYLWHWGVLSISRRTIGIHWWSVPFQVALMLGLAIASYRWIETPLRKGNWFGKRWKTLAVGGGVLVALSGGLIALYKPLKGKFYTGNPNYNRFGGKVVINNITLNDECTPREVVDGLKPECINLHSKPSGRIHLLGDSHMQHYLPMFERLSEEYGWSYYFYGRSGFPVGKRYLKGKQGKLVDDADMKYAINKVIERLDSGDIFIISERNERNFSPYMFDLGAGYVKFVDENGDSVPKREALKNYKEYLIRLAGKINSRGAVMILFQPTPSFKGIVNGVDAICSEWYGKYNNHCSYSMGSIDRREWVDHVSVIKRMHEQVANIYGNTLTFDPFTYLCPPNMDKCPRKMNGKMLYFDDDHLSDYSSEYIYSNFASFLRSKGLLRRSD from the coding sequence GTGATCAGCGAAAAATCCCTAGAAGTAAAAAAAACAAGATATCGACCAGAGATTGATGGTCTAAGAGCATTTGCAGTGGTTGCGGTCATCATCAATCATTTCAATAAAGACGTACTGCCAGGAGGATATCTTGGTGTTGATATTTTCTTTGTGATATCTGGATATGTCATCACATCATCTTTGTTCGGAAGACCAAGCAAAGATTTCAAGGATTTCATCAGTGGGTTCTATGAGCGGAGGATCAAGCGACTAGTTCCTGCACTCTCTGTTTTTATACTGATCACAAGCATTGCGATCTGCTTATTCAATCCATCGCCAGGGACATCACTGAAGACAGGAATAACGTCATTATTCGGACTATCAAATCTCTACCTATTTAAGAATTCGACGGATTACTTTGCTCAGTCAACAGAACTCAATGTCTTCACGCACACATGGTCTCTTGGGGTTGAAGAGCAGTTCTACATATTGTTTCCTTTCCTGATTTGGTTTTCAGGATTTGGACGACAAACCAAGAATGGTGCTCGCAACCTTTTTTTAATAGTTGGGATATTGACGATTGCATCTCTGATTGGATTTCTTTATCTGTATCCAACGAACCAACCAGCAGCATATTTCTTGATGCCATCAAGGTTTTGGGAGATGGCAGCAGGTTGTCTGATCTTTATTGGATTTCAGAAGCGAGCATCAGTTGAACAATTGCTAGAGAAAGTGCCACCTCTCCTGGTGGTGGCACTGATTGTGGGTGTGATGTTTCTTCCGATGTCGATGGCAGCAGTATCCACCATTGCAGTGGTGGTGCTGTCTTCCATCCTCATCGCCTCCTTGAAGAAACAGACAGCAGCATTCAAGGTCTTTACTAATCCCCAGGTCGTCAATATCGGTCTGATCTCCTACTCGCTGTATCTATGGCACTGGGGGGTGCTCTCGATCAGTCGTCGGACTATTGGCATCCACTGGTGGTCAGTTCCCTTCCAGGTCGCCCTGATGCTTGGTCTAGCGATTGCTTCTTACCGATGGATCGAGACACCACTTCGCAAGGGCAACTGGTTTGGGAAGCGATGGAAGACCTTGGCAGTTGGCGGAGGAGTGTTGGTTGCTCTTTCTGGAGGTCTGATTGCTCTTTACAAACCACTGAAAGGCAAGTTCTACACAGGAAACCCTAATTACAATAGATTTGGCGGGAAAGTTGTTATCAACAATATTACGTTAAACGATGAATGTACACCAAGAGAAGTCGTAGATGGTCTCAAACCAGAGTGCATTAATCTGCACTCAAAACCCAGCGGACGCATTCATTTGCTTGGGGATAGTCATATGCAGCATTACCTTCCCATGTTTGAACGCTTATCAGAAGAATATGGTTGGAGTTATTACTTCTATGGAAGGTCAGGATTCCCTGTAGGAAAGAGATACTTAAAAGGGAAGCAAGGAAAACTAGTGGACGATGCCGACATGAAATATGCTATTAATAAGGTTATAGAAAGATTAGATTCTGGGGATATATTCATAATTTCGGAAAGAAATGAACGGAACTTCTCGCCTTATATGTTTGATCTTGGTGCTGGATATGTAAAATTTGTGGATGAAAATGGAGATTCTGTGCCCAAGAGAGAAGCACTTAAAAACTATAAAGAATACTTAATACGATTAGCGGGAAAAATAAATTCTCGGGGGGCAGTTATGATTTTGTTTCAACCTACGCCTTCGTTTAAGGGTATTGTAAATGGCGTGGATGCTATTTGTTCTGAGTGGTATGGAAAATATAACAATCATTGCTCTTATTCCATGGGGAGTATTGACAGACGCGAATGGGTAGATCACGTATCTGTTATCAAAAGGATGCATGAGCAAGTTGCAAATATTTATGGCAACACGCTGACATTCGATCCGTTTACTTACTTATGTCCCCCAAATATGGACAAATGCCCAAGGAAGATGAACGGCAAGATGCTTTATTTTGATGATGATCACTTAAGCGACTACTCATCAGAATACATCTATTCCAACTTTGCATCTTTCCTGAGAAGCAAGGGATTACTGAGAAGGAGTGATTAA
- the dnaK gene encoding molecular chaperone DnaK, translating to MGKVVGIDLGTTNSCVSVMEGGKPTVIANAEGFRTTPSVVAYTKNQDQLVGQIAKRQAVMNTDNTFYSVKRFIGRRVDEVNEESKEVSYGVEKAGSNVKVKCPVLDKQFAPEEVSAQVLRKLAEDAGKYLGETVTQAVITVPAYFNDSQRQATKDAGKIAGLEVLRIINEPTAAALAYGLDKKSNERILVFDLGGGTFDVSVLEVGDGVFEVLSTSGDTHLGGDDFDKVIVDHLAESFKSNEGIDLRQDKQALQRLTEAAEKAKIELSSATQSEINLPFITATPEGPKHLDLTLTRGKFEELASTLIDRCRIPVEQALKDAKLSSSELDEIVMVGGSTRIPAVLELVKRTTGKDPNQTVNPDEVVAIGAAIQGGVLAGEVKDILLLDVTPLSLGVETLGGVMTKMITRNTTVPTKKSETYSTAVDGQTNVEIHVLQGEREMASDNKSLGTFRLDGIPSAPRGVPQIEVTFDIDANGILSVTAKDKGSGKEQSISITGASTLSDNEVEKMVKDAESNASADKEKREKIDLKNQAETLVYQAEKQLAELGDKVDAEAKSKVEEKSTKLKEATEKEDFESMKSLLEELQQELYTVGASVYQQAGAEAAASGEEGAAAGNSGDGSSNAGDDVIDAEFTETK from the coding sequence ATGGGCAAGGTTGTCGGCATTGATTTAGGTACCACCAACAGTTGTGTCTCGGTGATGGAGGGCGGCAAGCCCACCGTGATCGCCAATGCTGAGGGCTTCCGCACCACTCCATCGGTGGTGGCCTACACAAAAAATCAGGATCAGCTGGTCGGTCAGATCGCAAAGCGCCAAGCGGTGATGAACACCGACAACACGTTTTATTCCGTTAAGCGCTTCATTGGTCGCCGCGTTGATGAGGTCAACGAGGAATCGAAAGAGGTGAGCTACGGCGTTGAAAAGGCCGGCTCCAATGTGAAGGTCAAGTGCCCCGTTCTCGATAAGCAGTTCGCTCCTGAAGAGGTGAGCGCTCAGGTGCTGCGCAAACTGGCTGAAGATGCTGGTAAGTACCTCGGTGAAACCGTGACCCAAGCGGTCATTACCGTTCCCGCTTACTTCAACGATTCTCAGCGCCAGGCCACAAAAGACGCCGGAAAGATCGCCGGCCTTGAAGTGCTGCGAATCATCAACGAGCCCACAGCTGCAGCGTTGGCCTACGGCCTCGATAAAAAGAGCAACGAACGCATCCTCGTGTTCGACCTTGGAGGCGGCACCTTTGACGTGTCTGTGCTGGAAGTGGGAGATGGAGTGTTTGAAGTGCTCTCCACTTCGGGAGATACGCACCTAGGTGGTGATGATTTCGACAAGGTGATTGTTGATCACCTGGCCGAAAGCTTCAAATCCAACGAAGGAATCGATCTTCGTCAGGACAAGCAGGCTTTGCAGCGTCTCACCGAAGCCGCTGAGAAGGCGAAAATTGAGCTTTCGAGCGCGACTCAGAGCGAAATCAATCTGCCCTTTATTACGGCGACCCCGGAAGGACCTAAGCATCTCGATCTCACCCTCACGCGCGGCAAGTTTGAAGAGCTGGCTTCCACGTTGATCGATCGTTGCCGCATCCCGGTTGAGCAGGCTCTGAAAGACGCCAAGCTTTCATCGAGTGAGCTTGACGAGATTGTGATGGTGGGTGGTTCCACTCGGATCCCGGCTGTGCTCGAGCTCGTGAAGCGCACCACCGGAAAGGACCCCAACCAAACCGTGAACCCTGATGAGGTGGTGGCGATCGGAGCCGCCATCCAAGGCGGTGTGTTGGCTGGTGAAGTCAAGGACATCCTGTTGCTGGATGTCACACCCCTATCCCTAGGCGTCGAGACGCTGGGTGGGGTGATGACGAAAATGATCACGAGGAACACCACCGTCCCAACCAAAAAATCAGAGACCTACTCCACTGCTGTGGATGGTCAAACCAACGTTGAAATTCACGTGCTCCAGGGTGAGCGCGAGATGGCTTCCGATAACAAGAGTCTCGGTACCTTCCGTCTGGATGGCATCCCATCCGCCCCTCGTGGCGTTCCTCAGATCGAAGTCACGTTTGACATTGATGCCAATGGCATTTTGAGTGTCACAGCCAAGGACAAGGGCAGCGGCAAAGAGCAGTCGATTTCGATCACCGGAGCCTCCACCCTCTCTGACAATGAAGTGGAGAAGATGGTGAAGGATGCTGAGAGCAATGCCAGCGCTGATAAGGAGAAGCGGGAGAAGATCGACCTGAAGAATCAGGCTGAAACCCTCGTGTATCAGGCCGAAAAGCAACTGGCTGAACTTGGCGACAAAGTTGATGCCGAGGCCAAGTCCAAGGTTGAAGAGAAGTCCACCAAGCTCAAGGAAGCCACTGAAAAAGAAGACTTTGAGTCGATGAAGTCTCTCCTTGAGGAGCTACAGCAGGAGCTTTATACGGTTGGTGCTTCTGTTTACCAACAGGCTGGTGCAGAAGCAGCAGCTTCTGGTGAAGAGGGTGCAGCAGCTGGCAACTCCGGGGATGGATCTAGCAATGCTGGAGATGATGTTATCGATGCTGAATTTACTGAAACCAAGTAA
- a CDS encoding shikimate dehydrogenase, protein MISGTTALVALLGQPVSHSLSPAMQNAALKAMGLDWSFLALPCSADDLANVLKGLEAVGCRGLNVTIPHKQAVSQLCNELSPLAQRLGAINTMTPLPSGGWHGHNTDVEGFLAPLLHNNANWSGTRTVVVGCGGSARAVVAGLQDLNPSEITIVGRRDKTLQPFCSDLQQGRPANSVQLQPLLDNDPQLQTRIQQADLVVNTTPIGMSSHQPDQGPVLPLGEDIWNNLTAHTVLYDLIYTPRPTPWLQRGEALGCRTYDGLEMLVQQGAAALRCWSGMDEVPVDAMREAALKNLSHP, encoded by the coding sequence ATGATCAGCGGAACCACGGCACTGGTCGCACTGTTGGGACAACCAGTCAGTCACTCACTCTCACCGGCCATGCAAAACGCAGCCCTGAAGGCGATGGGGCTCGACTGGAGCTTCCTGGCACTGCCCTGCAGCGCTGATGATCTCGCCAACGTGCTTAAAGGACTGGAGGCCGTGGGATGCCGTGGGCTCAACGTCACGATCCCCCATAAGCAGGCCGTCTCCCAGCTCTGTAACGAACTCAGTCCGCTGGCTCAACGGCTCGGGGCCATTAACACCATGACTCCATTGCCCAGTGGTGGCTGGCACGGGCACAACACTGATGTAGAGGGCTTTTTGGCCCCGCTCCTTCACAACAACGCCAACTGGAGCGGAACACGAACTGTGGTGGTGGGTTGTGGCGGCAGCGCCCGAGCAGTTGTAGCGGGATTGCAGGACTTAAACCCAAGCGAAATCACAATCGTGGGGCGTCGGGATAAAACACTCCAACCGTTTTGCAGCGATCTTCAGCAAGGAAGACCAGCCAACAGTGTCCAGTTACAACCTCTTTTAGACAACGACCCACAACTTCAAACCCGAATTCAGCAAGCGGATCTGGTGGTCAACACCACCCCCATTGGCATGAGCAGTCATCAGCCTGATCAAGGCCCCGTTCTGCCACTCGGCGAGGACATCTGGAACAACCTCACCGCTCACACTGTGCTCTACGACTTGATCTACACACCACGACCCACGCCATGGCTGCAGCGCGGGGAAGCGTTGGGCTGCCGCACCTATGACGGCTTGGAGATGCTTGTGCAGCAAGGGGCCGCCGCTCTCCGGTGTTGGAGCGGCATGGATGAGGTTCCAGTAGACGCAATGCGGGAAGCAGCACTCAAAAACCTGAGCCATCCCTAA
- a CDS encoding Tic20 family protein: MPIPIWQRLLGLLVYVLPWSDAIPIGQHLLIQFPVLQWLTLPALPLFILERGIPFGLGNLLVFFLLFLAVVRNPNVPYFIRFNTLQALLVDIVVVLLGYAFTILLPIGGGLMMRTLSSTVVVGVLAVVIFAVIECSRGREPDLPGLSQAVRMQLY, from the coding sequence GTGCCCATCCCCATCTGGCAGCGCCTGCTTGGTTTGTTGGTTTACGTCTTGCCATGGAGCGATGCCATTCCTATTGGCCAACATCTGCTCATTCAGTTCCCTGTGTTGCAGTGGCTGACCCTTCCGGCCTTGCCTCTGTTCATTTTGGAACGGGGAATTCCTTTCGGTCTTGGAAACCTTCTGGTGTTTTTCTTGCTGTTCTTAGCGGTGGTGAGGAATCCAAACGTTCCTTACTTCATTCGCTTCAACACCTTGCAAGCGCTATTGGTTGACATCGTGGTTGTACTGCTCGGTTATGCCTTCACCATCCTGTTACCCATCGGTGGCGGACTGATGATGCGCACGCTCTCCAGCACTGTGGTGGTGGGTGTTCTGGCTGTTGTGATCTTTGCTGTGATCGAGTGCTCTAGAGGTCGAGAGCCCGACCTGCCTGGCTTGAGTCAGGCGGTTCGGATGCAGTTGTACTGA
- the rpsF gene encoding 30S ribosomal protein S6, with translation MTQQPYYETMYILRPDIPEEEVESHVTKYRDILTEAGAEVLDNQMRGKRRLAYPIAKHKEGIYVQLSHNGDGQQVGVIEKAMRLSEDVIRYLTVKQEGPLPAPRVAPGTEAPAEPEAAAPA, from the coding sequence ATGACCCAACAGCCTTACTACGAGACCATGTACATCCTCCGTCCGGACATCCCGGAAGAGGAAGTTGAGTCTCACGTAACCAAGTACCGCGACATATTGACTGAGGCGGGTGCCGAGGTTCTCGACAATCAAATGCGCGGTAAGCGTCGCCTGGCCTATCCAATCGCCAAGCACAAGGAAGGCATCTATGTGCAGCTGAGCCATAACGGTGATGGCCAACAAGTGGGCGTCATCGAAAAAGCAATGCGCCTCAGTGAAGATGTGATTCGCTATCTCACCGTGAAGCAAGAAGGCCCGTTGCCTGCTCCTCGCGTCGCGCCTGGAACAGAAGCACCTGCCGAACCTGAAGCGGCTGCTCCTGCCTGA
- a CDS encoding argininosuccinate synthase yields the protein MGRATKVVLAYSGGVDTSVCIPYLKQEWGVEEVITFAADLGQGDELEPIRLKALEAGATQSLVGDLIKPFIEEFAFPAIRANALYEGRYPLSTALARPLIARRLVEVAREVGADAVAHGCTGKGNDQVRFDVAIASLAPDLKVLTPAREWGMSREETIAYGERFGMPSPVSKKSPYSIDLNLLGRSIEAGPLEDPMVAPPEEVFAMTRSVDQTPNDAEEIEIQFEGGNPVAINGKRLEPVSLIREANLLAGTHGIGRLDMIENRVVGIKSREIYETPGLLLLIQAHQELESLTLAADVLRTKRQLEMQWADLVYQGLWFGPLKEALDGFMDRTQIHVNGVVRLKLHKGNATVTGRASTDNSLYIPEMASYGSEDKFDHRAAEGFIYVWGLPTRLWAAKHRR from the coding sequence ATGGGACGCGCAACCAAGGTCGTTCTCGCCTATTCCGGTGGGGTGGACACCAGCGTCTGCATCCCTTACCTCAAGCAGGAATGGGGTGTGGAGGAGGTGATCACCTTCGCCGCTGATCTCGGTCAGGGCGATGAACTTGAGCCGATACGACTCAAAGCGCTCGAGGCGGGAGCGACTCAATCTTTGGTTGGTGACCTGATTAAGCCATTCATCGAGGAATTCGCCTTTCCTGCGATTCGCGCGAATGCTCTTTATGAGGGTCGCTATCCCCTCTCAACGGCCTTGGCGCGCCCTTTGATCGCTCGTCGTCTCGTTGAGGTGGCACGAGAGGTAGGAGCTGATGCTGTGGCCCATGGCTGCACCGGCAAGGGAAACGATCAGGTGCGTTTTGATGTGGCGATTGCATCGCTTGCGCCCGACTTAAAGGTTTTAACGCCAGCGCGTGAATGGGGCATGAGCCGGGAGGAAACGATTGCCTATGGCGAGCGGTTTGGCATGCCATCACCCGTGAGCAAAAAATCCCCTTATTCAATCGATCTCAATCTGCTCGGGCGCAGCATTGAAGCTGGTCCCCTGGAAGACCCGATGGTGGCGCCACCGGAAGAGGTCTTTGCGATGACCCGTTCCGTGGACCAAACCCCGAACGATGCCGAGGAGATCGAGATCCAGTTTGAAGGTGGTAATCCTGTAGCAATCAATGGCAAAAGGCTCGAGCCCGTGTCGCTGATCCGGGAAGCCAACCTCTTGGCAGGCACCCATGGCATTGGTCGTCTCGACATGATCGAGAACCGTGTGGTGGGAATTAAAAGCAGGGAAATTTACGAAACGCCTGGATTACTACTGTTGATTCAGGCGCATCAGGAGTTGGAGAGTCTCACTCTCGCCGCCGATGTATTGCGGACCAAGCGCCAGCTCGAGATGCAATGGGCAGATCTCGTCTATCAAGGCCTCTGGTTTGGTCCTCTCAAAGAGGCTCTTGATGGCTTCATGGATCGCACTCAGATTCATGTGAATGGGGTTGTGCGCCTGAAACTTCACAAGGGCAATGCCACGGTGACTGGGAGAGCTTCTACAGACAACAGCTTGTACATTCCCGAGATGGCCTCATACGGCAGCGAAGACAAGTTCGATCATCGTGCTGCGGAAGGCTTTATCTACGTCTGGGGCCTGCCCACACGCTTGTGGGCCGCCAAGCATCGGCGTTGA
- a CDS encoding DUF3134 domain-containing protein — protein MSSELSALDNINPALTRYGRKEPAPVLPLREEPDLLSWLETSGRLVEDEESSTAEVSTVEEEELSALMGEKEDYNAADEQTEENWED, from the coding sequence GTGTCGTCTGAGTTGAGCGCCCTCGACAACATCAATCCAGCTCTAACGCGTTACGGGCGAAAAGAACCCGCACCGGTGTTGCCCCTGCGCGAAGAGCCCGATTTACTGAGCTGGCTGGAAACAAGCGGTCGCCTTGTGGAAGACGAAGAATCCAGCACAGCTGAGGTGAGCACGGTAGAAGAAGAAGAACTCTCTGCGCTCATGGGCGAGAAAGAGGATTACAACGCTGCAGATGAGCAAACAGAAGAGAATTGGGAAGATTGA
- the mraY gene encoding phospho-N-acetylmuramoyl-pentapeptide-transferase, translating into MKERDVNDAQETPPPLEGKVSAGVLAVVVYAAAFASDRWIPNSLLSLPLLIATLIAAIVTWWGVPKLRGLKLGQVIREEGPQAHLTKSGTPTMGGLLVVPVGVIVGGLISWSGQAAEQLLAVAFITLAYMVVGGIDDWRSLTKHTNTGLTPRGKLLLQALAAVIFLIWAGMRGWISGDVALPFDINLPLNWLIWPLAVFVFLAESNATNLTDGLDGLAAGCGALVFTGMALQLTLRGNSGDPSLAGFCMAMAGCWIGFLVHNRNPAKVFMGDTGSLAMGGALTAVALLTNSLWPLLIMGGIFLAESLSVIIQVWVFKATKGADGIGRRVFRMSPLHHHFELGGTPEQLVVPGFWLATVFLVLIGIFFKPN; encoded by the coding sequence TTGAAGGAACGGGACGTGAACGACGCACAAGAGACTCCTCCACCCCTAGAGGGGAAAGTCTCTGCCGGTGTGCTTGCCGTTGTTGTGTATGCAGCAGCATTTGCATCAGACCGCTGGATCCCCAACAGCCTCCTAAGCCTCCCCTTGCTGATTGCGACGCTGATCGCAGCAATTGTGACCTGGTGGGGTGTACCAAAGCTGCGTGGCTTAAAGCTCGGGCAAGTGATCCGAGAAGAGGGGCCCCAGGCCCATCTCACAAAATCAGGAACACCCACAATGGGCGGACTCCTGGTGGTGCCGGTCGGCGTGATCGTGGGCGGCCTCATCAGTTGGAGCGGTCAAGCCGCTGAACAACTTTTAGCTGTGGCGTTCATCACACTCGCTTACATGGTGGTAGGTGGAATTGACGATTGGCGCAGTCTCACCAAACACACCAACACCGGTTTAACGCCACGCGGCAAATTACTTCTTCAAGCCTTAGCCGCCGTGATCTTTCTGATCTGGGCAGGAATGCGCGGTTGGATCAGTGGTGATGTGGCCTTGCCGTTTGACATCAATCTTCCCTTGAACTGGCTGATTTGGCCTCTTGCAGTGTTTGTGTTTTTAGCCGAAAGCAACGCCACAAACCTCACCGATGGCCTCGATGGTCTGGCCGCCGGTTGCGGTGCCTTGGTGTTCACGGGAATGGCACTCCAACTCACACTGCGCGGAAACAGCGGAGATCCAAGCCTTGCTGGGTTCTGCATGGCCATGGCGGGCTGCTGGATTGGTTTTCTTGTGCACAACCGAAATCCAGCCAAAGTGTTTATGGGCGACACCGGCTCTCTAGCCATGGGAGGTGCTCTCACTGCTGTAGCCCTGTTAACAAACAGCCTTTGGCCCTTGCTGATCATGGGTGGAATATTCCTAGCGGAATCTCTCTCCGTGATCATTCAAGTGTGGGTTTTCAAAGCAACCAAAGGCGCTGATGGCATTGGACGCCGTGTTTTCCGAATGTCACCCCTGCACCATCACTTTGAGTTGGGCGGCACACCAGAGCAGCTGGTAGTTCCGGGATTCTGGCTAGCAACAGTATTCTTAGTATTAATTGGAATCTTCTTTAAACCTAATTGA